The following are encoded in a window of Thiovulum sp. ES genomic DNA:
- a CDS encoding KilA-N domain-containing protein (PFAM: KilA-N domain), with product MQHTIIQRIFKDKKIFFDFIENELYLNATKTAKEFGKRLDSWKKSPQTIEYINVLSAYTNRDNGDLMKVIFGGNDKNVQGTWLHPKLIIPFSRWLSAEFSVWCDLTIEDILSQRFAPKISLKEKLELE from the coding sequence ATGCAACATACAATTATACAAAGAATTTTTAAAGATAAGAAAATCTTCTTTGACTTTATTGAGAATGAACTCTATTTAAATGCAACAAAAACAGCAAAAGAGTTTGGAAAAAGACTTGACAGTTGGAAAAAAAGCCCTCAAACAATCGAGTATATCAATGTTTTATCCGCTTACACTAATCGTGATAACGGAGATTTAATGAAAGTCATTTTTGGAGGCAATGATAAAAATGTCCAAGGAACTTGGCTTCACCCAAAACTTATTATTCCATTTTCTCGATGGCTTTCAGCAGAATTTTCTGTTTGGTGTGATTTAACAATTGAAGATATTCTTTCTCAAAGATTTGCTCCAAAAATTTCACTAAAAGAGAAATTGGAACTTGAA